A genomic segment from Nonomuraea helvata encodes:
- a CDS encoding cytochrome P450: protein MEHTVTALPTTRQPGCPFDPPKELIEAREHSPISHFPFPDGHQGWLITGYDLVRSVLADPRFSSRKELMRHHPLIDLGDIEVPPAPPGEFLLMDDPQHSRYRKPLVGKFTVRRMRLLTERVEQVTAEHLDAMEKAGPSVDLVTAFAKPIPSVIICELLGVPYEDRGSFQENIDKFLGGEVSDEELIAAYTAVQQYLAELVAAKRANPTDDVLSDLLDSDLTDEELRGMALILLSAGFDTTANMLALGTFALLQNPEQLAALRAEPELTDGAVEELLRYLTVAKTFFRTALEDVELGGQTIKAGTAVILSYNTANRDPERFTDPHVLDLRRQEGGHLAFSHGIHQCLGQQLARVELRVALPALINRFPTLRLAVPAEEVGLRPETADIYGVKNLPVTWDV from the coding sequence ATGGAACACACCGTCACCGCACTGCCCACCACGCGTCAGCCCGGCTGCCCCTTCGACCCGCCCAAGGAGCTGATCGAGGCCCGCGAGCACAGCCCGATCAGCCACTTCCCCTTCCCCGACGGACACCAGGGCTGGCTGATCACCGGATACGACCTGGTCCGGTCGGTCCTGGCCGACCCTCGGTTCAGCTCCCGCAAGGAGCTCATGCGCCACCACCCGCTGATCGACCTCGGCGACATCGAGGTCCCCCCGGCACCGCCCGGCGAATTCCTGCTGATGGACGACCCGCAGCACAGCCGCTACCGCAAGCCGCTGGTGGGCAAGTTCACCGTCCGCCGGATGCGGCTGCTCACCGAGCGCGTCGAGCAGGTCACCGCCGAGCATCTGGACGCGATGGAGAAGGCCGGCCCGTCGGTGGACCTGGTGACCGCGTTCGCCAAGCCCATCCCCTCCGTCATCATCTGCGAGCTGCTGGGCGTGCCGTACGAGGACCGGGGGTCCTTCCAGGAGAACATCGACAAGTTCCTCGGCGGGGAGGTCAGCGACGAGGAGCTGATCGCGGCCTACACCGCGGTCCAGCAGTACCTCGCCGAGCTGGTGGCCGCCAAGCGCGCCAACCCCACCGACGACGTGCTCAGCGACCTGCTCGACAGCGACCTGACCGACGAGGAGCTGCGGGGCATGGCCCTGATCCTGCTGTCGGCCGGGTTCGACACCACCGCGAACATGCTGGCCCTGGGCACCTTCGCCCTGCTGCAGAACCCGGAGCAGCTGGCCGCGCTGCGCGCCGAGCCCGAGCTCACCGACGGGGCCGTGGAGGAGCTGCTGCGCTATCTGACCGTCGCCAAGACGTTCTTCAGGACGGCGCTGGAGGACGTCGAGCTGGGCGGCCAGACCATCAAGGCCGGCACGGCGGTCATCCTGTCCTACAACACCGCCAACCGCGACCCCGAGCGCTTCACCGACCCCCACGTGCTCGACCTGCGCAGGCAGGAGGGCGGCCACCTGGCCTTCAGCCACGGCATCCACCAGTGCCTGGGACAGCAGCTGGCCCGCGTCGAGCTGCGGGTCGCGCTCCCCGCGCTGATCAACCGCTTCCCCACGCTGCGCCTGGCCGTACCGGCTGAAGAGGTCGGCCTGCGCCCGGAGACCGCGGACATCTACGGGGTCAAGAACCTCCCGGTCACCTGGGACGTATGA
- a CDS encoding MFS transporter, producing the protein MESTSTRRSGQALLIWGLLVVAANLRASLTGVGPLLDQVQADLGLAPAVAGLLNTLPLLTFVVLSPLVPQLAARWGAEQLLGGALVVLTLGIALRWVPTAVGLFGGTVLIGAGIAVGNVLLPSLIKRDFPTKVGLLTSAYATVMGGVAAVASGVAVPISEVAPGGWYTALGCWVLFALVAVLLWLPQMRAPRRAAQAIRRHRLPWGSGLAWAVTAFMGLQSLGFYVVVTWLPQVFQDNGMSAASAGWLLFLFQAVAVLTSLAVPGAMRWAQNQRALATICSAVMLLGYLGLFVAPGLALLWSIVLGLGGGACLVLALAFMSLRAQDASMAGALSAMAQSIGYLLAAVGPVVFGLLHTMSSGWQAPIMLMCVAAAGQTIVALVAGGGTVRSAADQAPDRVPSPGY; encoded by the coding sequence ATGGAGAGTACGTCGACACGGCGTTCCGGTCAGGCGTTGCTGATATGGGGGCTGCTGGTGGTGGCAGCCAACCTGCGGGCGAGTTTGACCGGCGTCGGCCCGTTGTTGGATCAAGTGCAGGCTGATCTGGGTCTGGCCCCGGCTGTGGCGGGCCTGCTGAACACATTGCCGCTGCTGACGTTCGTGGTGCTGTCACCATTGGTGCCCCAACTGGCCGCGCGGTGGGGGGCTGAGCAGCTCCTTGGGGGTGCGCTCGTGGTGCTGACGCTCGGGATCGCGCTCCGGTGGGTGCCGACGGCGGTCGGTCTGTTCGGGGGAACCGTGCTGATCGGAGCGGGCATCGCCGTGGGCAACGTGCTGCTGCCGAGCCTCATCAAGCGCGATTTCCCCACCAAGGTGGGACTGTTGACCAGCGCCTATGCCACGGTGATGGGCGGTGTCGCCGCAGTGGCGTCCGGGGTGGCGGTGCCGATCAGTGAGGTCGCCCCCGGCGGCTGGTATACCGCGTTGGGTTGCTGGGTCTTGTTCGCGCTGGTGGCTGTCCTGCTGTGGCTTCCTCAGATGCGGGCTCCGCGGCGTGCCGCGCAGGCGATTCGCCGGCACCGGTTGCCGTGGGGTTCCGGGCTGGCGTGGGCGGTCACGGCGTTCATGGGCTTGCAGTCGCTGGGCTTCTATGTCGTCGTGACGTGGTTGCCTCAGGTCTTCCAGGACAACGGCATGAGTGCGGCCAGTGCGGGATGGCTGCTGTTCCTGTTCCAGGCGGTCGCGGTGCTGACCAGCCTGGCGGTGCCCGGTGCGATGCGGTGGGCACAGAACCAGCGCGCGCTGGCGACGATCTGCTCGGCAGTCATGCTCCTCGGCTACCTCGGGCTTTTCGTGGCGCCGGGATTGGCGTTGCTGTGGAGTATCGTCCTCGGATTGGGCGGCGGAGCCTGCCTCGTGCTCGCGCTGGCTTTCATGAGCCTGCGCGCCCAGGACGCGAGCATGGCGGGCGCGTTGTCGGCGATGGCGCAGTCGATCGGGTACCTGCTGGCCGCTGTGGGGCCGGTGGTCTTCGGGCTGCTGCACACGATGAGTTCCGGCTGGCAGGCACCGATCATGTTGATGTGCGTGGCCGCGGCCGGCCAGACGATCGTCGCGCTGGTGGCCGGCGGAGGCACGGTGCGCTCGGCCGCCGACCAGGCGCCTGATCGCGTCCCATCGCCCGGGTACTGA
- a CDS encoding helix-turn-helix transcriptional regulator, with amino-acid sequence MANDYRHAELRDFLRSRRARLTPGDVGLPEAGRRRTPGLRREEVAVLAGVGVSWYTWLEQGRDITVSGEVLDAISRALRLDAAERRHLYLLSGLSSPPRAAAADSVTAELRRVIDAWSPRPAYIMNRHWNFVAVNDAARAVFGYGETDQNCLVAYFTNERFRAMSLDWAEHAAEVVSRFRADAAQYADDPEFERIAGELAAASPEFAEIWARHDVTAADFAVKSIHHPDAGDLCFEALKMPLNDHPGLHLVLHNPRPGTDTEARLAKLVVAHPR; translated from the coding sequence GTGGCAAATGACTACCGTCATGCGGAGCTCCGCGACTTCCTGCGATCGCGGCGCGCCCGGCTCACCCCCGGCGACGTGGGGCTGCCGGAGGCGGGCCGGCGGCGCACCCCCGGTCTGCGCCGCGAGGAGGTCGCGGTGCTGGCGGGGGTCGGGGTGTCCTGGTACACCTGGCTCGAACAGGGCCGCGACATCACGGTCTCCGGCGAGGTGCTCGACGCGATCAGCCGGGCGCTGCGGCTGGACGCGGCCGAACGACGGCACCTGTACCTGCTGTCCGGCCTGAGCTCACCGCCACGCGCCGCGGCGGCGGACTCGGTCACAGCGGAGCTGCGCCGGGTGATCGACGCCTGGTCGCCGCGGCCGGCCTACATCATGAACAGGCACTGGAACTTCGTGGCCGTCAACGACGCCGCCCGCGCGGTTTTCGGGTACGGCGAAACCGATCAGAACTGCCTGGTCGCCTATTTCACCAACGAACGCTTCCGCGCCATGAGCCTGGACTGGGCAGAGCACGCCGCCGAGGTGGTGAGCAGGTTCCGCGCGGACGCCGCGCAGTACGCCGACGACCCGGAGTTCGAGCGCATCGCCGGCGAACTCGCCGCGGCCAGTCCCGAGTTCGCCGAGATCTGGGCCCGGCACGACGTCACCGCCGCCGACTTCGCGGTGAAGTCGATCCACCATCCGGACGCCGGCGACCTCTGCTTCGAAGCCCTGAAGATGCCGCTGAACGACCACCCCGGTCTGCATCTCGTGCTGCACAACCCCCGGCCCGGCACCGACACCGAGGCCAGGCTCGCCAAGCTGGTGGTGGCACACCCACGATAA
- a CDS encoding ATP-binding cassette domain-containing protein, with product MNGSAIAASGLRKAYKDKTVLDGIDLDVRTGTIFALLGPNGAGKTTTVNVLTTLLTPDAGKVVVAGHDVVTETKAVRAAIGVTGQFASVDDLLTGEENLLLMADLLHLPKAEGRRIARRLLDQFDLAEAAGKQAASYSGGMRRKLDLAMTLVGNPQIIFLDEPTTGLDPRSRRTMWEIIRELVADGTTIFLTTQYLEEADQLADRIAVLDQGRLVAEGTADELKRRVPGSHVRLRFTDPYALDVAARVLHESTRNDEELTLRVPGDGGVRSLRALLDRLDAHSIEAEELSVHTPDLDDVFLALTGHAHKEINAR from the coding sequence ATGAACGGTTCAGCCATTGCGGCCTCGGGGCTGCGGAAGGCGTACAAAGACAAGACCGTGCTCGACGGCATCGACCTGGACGTCCGAACCGGCACGATCTTCGCCCTGCTCGGCCCCAACGGCGCCGGGAAGACCACGACGGTGAACGTGCTGACCACGCTGCTGACGCCCGACGCCGGCAAGGTCGTCGTCGCCGGGCACGACGTGGTCACGGAGACCAAGGCGGTGCGTGCGGCGATCGGAGTCACCGGGCAGTTCGCCTCGGTGGACGACCTGCTCACCGGCGAGGAGAACCTGCTGCTGATGGCGGATCTCCTGCACCTGCCCAAGGCAGAGGGCAGGCGCATCGCCCGCCGGCTGCTCGACCAGTTCGATCTGGCAGAAGCGGCGGGCAAACAGGCGGCGTCCTACTCCGGCGGCATGCGCCGCAAGCTGGACCTCGCCATGACGCTGGTCGGCAACCCGCAGATCATTTTCCTGGACGAGCCCACGACGGGACTCGATCCGCGCAGCCGCCGCACCATGTGGGAGATCATCCGGGAACTGGTCGCCGACGGCACGACCATCTTCCTCACCACCCAGTACCTCGAGGAGGCCGATCAGCTCGCCGACCGTATCGCCGTGCTCGATCAGGGCCGGCTGGTCGCCGAGGGCACCGCCGACGAGCTCAAGCGCCGGGTTCCCGGCAGCCATGTCCGGCTGCGGTTCACCGATCCGTACGCACTCGACGTCGCGGCACGGGTGCTGCACGAGTCCACCAGGAACGACGAAGAGCTGACCTTGCGGGTACCCGGCGACGGCGGGGTGCGGTCGCTACGCGCGCTGCTCGATCGGCTCGACGCGCATTCCATCGAAGCCGAGGAGCTGTCGGTGCACACACCGGACCTGGATGACGTCTTTCTCGCCCTTACCGGCCACGCGCACAAGGAGATCAACGCACGATGA
- a CDS encoding PLP-dependent aminotransferase family protein, with translation MLPITIDRKSRLPMTAQIQSAIRGRIQDGTLHPGVRLPSSRDLAEDLGVSRSVVVQAYGQLIAEGYLRATQGSSTRVATHLPHLDRATVEPIRSTEARFDLRVDATSTVLFPSREWLQAYEHVGRSIGEPGPRRHPLGVPELRAELAAYLGRSRGVLATAAEVAVTADFDHTVGVVCHVLRELGGDHIAVEDPGAPWQARFAKHAGLAVTGVPVDGEGIDVNALARSGARAVLVTPVSQVPTGVVLSPSRREALLRWAADVDGWVIEYDRDGHLWFDAGSGPLALQRHHPERVIYVGATGALLGSCIRLGWAVAPASVVDRLGLMQLGAPDPLTQLTFAHFVASGVLDQHVRHVRSVFRARRSALRDAVEQHLPGARMTGVPAGTHAYIQWPSGVDDVRLAALARARSVLVHPGRHFQLSRRPSAPGVVVGYGAVRSGQLPEAVGVLAAAMRQVTGLLAS, from the coding sequence ATGTTACCGATCACCATCGACCGGAAGTCGCGGCTGCCCATGACCGCGCAGATCCAGTCAGCCATCCGCGGACGGATACAGGACGGCACCCTGCATCCAGGTGTCCGGTTGCCGTCGAGCCGCGATCTCGCCGAAGACCTTGGAGTCTCCCGCAGCGTCGTGGTCCAGGCCTATGGACAGCTGATCGCCGAGGGCTATCTCCGGGCCACTCAGGGGTCGAGCACCAGGGTGGCGACACATCTGCCTCATCTCGACCGAGCCACGGTCGAGCCGATCAGAAGCACGGAAGCCCGTTTCGACCTGCGGGTCGACGCGACGAGCACGGTGCTGTTCCCCTCACGTGAATGGCTGCAGGCCTACGAGCACGTGGGGCGATCGATCGGTGAACCCGGTCCGCGGCGGCACCCTCTCGGCGTTCCGGAACTCCGAGCCGAACTCGCCGCATACCTGGGCCGTTCGCGGGGAGTCCTGGCGACCGCCGCGGAGGTCGCCGTCACCGCGGACTTCGACCACACCGTCGGCGTGGTGTGCCACGTCCTGCGCGAGCTCGGGGGCGACCACATCGCCGTGGAGGACCCCGGCGCACCCTGGCAGGCCAGGTTCGCCAAGCACGCCGGCCTGGCGGTGACCGGTGTGCCCGTGGACGGCGAGGGGATTGACGTCAACGCGCTTGCGCGGTCCGGAGCGCGCGCTGTGCTGGTCACCCCGGTGTCGCAGGTGCCGACGGGGGTCGTACTGTCACCGAGCCGACGGGAGGCGCTGCTGCGCTGGGCCGCCGACGTGGACGGCTGGGTGATCGAGTACGACCGGGACGGGCATCTGTGGTTCGACGCCGGCAGTGGTCCGCTCGCCCTGCAACGGCATCATCCGGAACGGGTGATCTACGTCGGGGCGACCGGGGCCCTGCTCGGTTCGTGTATACGGCTCGGCTGGGCGGTGGCGCCGGCCTCGGTGGTGGACCGGCTCGGTCTGATGCAGTTGGGCGCCCCGGACCCGCTCACCCAGCTGACATTCGCCCACTTCGTCGCGTCAGGCGTGCTGGATCAGCACGTTCGACATGTCCGGAGCGTCTTCCGGGCACGGCGCTCCGCGCTGCGGGACGCCGTCGAGCAACACCTGCCGGGCGCCAGGATGACCGGCGTGCCTGCTGGTACCCACGCGTACATCCAGTGGCCCAGCGGAGTCGACGACGTCCGGCTGGCCGCTCTCGCGCGGGCCAGGTCGGTTCTCGTGCATCCCGGCAGGCACTTCCAGCTCAGCCGCCGGCCGTCCGCCCCCGGGGTGGTGGTCGGCTACGGTGCGGTGCGCAGCGGCCAGCTCCCGGAGGCCGTCGGTGTGCTCGCCGCCGCGATGCGCCAGGTCACCGGGCTGCTCGCGTCGTGA
- a CDS encoding helix-turn-helix transcriptional regulator, whose translation MGTPLGNFIRAKRDSIQPESRGLPDRGRRRSPGLRRLDLATWAGISVEYLTRIEQGRDRNPSPAVINALADALRLSPSERNHLRYLAKITSDECSVHIRPVPPSRRVRPSVLQTLRLLEPGIAIVTNRLGDILAHTSSYQVVTSGTGLLDATHPNLNRYLFTDPRARAFFVDWDDIADEQTFDLWQAPSLENLEWLTAELTPIAGSEFTRRLKRHVLPRRGVLRLNHPAGQQLRLLRETLELPAEAQQLVVFLPADDQTAEAIHQLRRQSHGRLRSIS comes from the coding sequence GTGGGGACGCCACTGGGGAATTTCATCCGGGCCAAGCGCGACAGCATCCAGCCGGAATCCCGTGGACTGCCGGACCGCGGCCGCCGCCGCTCACCGGGTCTGCGCCGACTGGACCTCGCCACGTGGGCCGGCATCAGCGTCGAATACCTGACCCGCATCGAGCAGGGCCGCGACCGCAATCCATCGCCGGCGGTCATCAACGCCCTCGCCGACGCGCTCCGCCTCAGCCCTTCCGAGCGCAACCACCTGCGCTACCTTGCGAAGATCACCAGCGACGAATGCTCCGTCCACATCCGTCCCGTGCCGCCGTCCCGACGCGTGCGACCGTCTGTCCTGCAGACACTCCGCCTCCTCGAACCCGGCATCGCCATCGTGACCAACCGGTTGGGCGACATCCTGGCCCATACCAGCAGCTACCAGGTGGTCACCAGCGGCACCGGGCTGCTCGACGCCACCCATCCCAACCTCAACCGCTACCTGTTCACCGATCCCCGCGCCCGGGCGTTCTTCGTCGACTGGGACGACATCGCGGACGAGCAGACCTTCGACCTGTGGCAGGCGCCGTCCCTCGAGAATCTCGAGTGGCTCACCGCGGAGCTCACGCCCATCGCCGGGTCCGAGTTCACCCGCCGCCTGAAGCGTCATGTGCTGCCGCGGCGTGGCGTTCTCCGGCTCAACCACCCGGCCGGGCAGCAGCTTCGACTGCTTCGTGAGACGCTCGAACTGCCTGCGGAGGCCCAACAACTCGTCGTCTTTCTCCCGGCCGACGACCAGACGGCCGAGGCCATCCACCAGCTCCGGCGCCAGTCCCACGGCCGGCTCCGATCCATCTCGTGA
- a CDS encoding ABC transporter permease, giving the protein MNAISASLADSATMLRRNFRHTMRNPLALFNGIIMPLVLMFMMVYILGDAFDVGVNYADYATPGLIITTICYGISPTAIAVNSDMTTGFINRLRVMQVSRGAVLNAHVIATVLRSLVAIALIIGVSFLMGFRPSASFTQWLGVIGIVALAVLAIGWLTIAFGLAAKSAEGAGLVGVPLMLLPFLSSAFVPADKMGAGARQFAEYQPFTSIIETVRGLLAGAPSTSSTITAIAWCVGIMLIGYLWARSTFAKRG; this is encoded by the coding sequence ATGAACGCCATTTCAGCTTCCCTGGCGGATTCCGCGACCATGCTGCGGCGCAACTTCCGGCACACGATGCGAAATCCGCTGGCCCTGTTCAACGGCATCATCATGCCGCTCGTCCTGATGTTCATGATGGTCTACATCCTCGGCGACGCGTTCGACGTCGGCGTCAACTACGCCGATTACGCGACGCCAGGGTTGATCATCACGACCATCTGCTACGGGATCAGCCCCACCGCGATCGCGGTGAACTCCGACATGACGACCGGATTCATCAACCGGCTCCGCGTCATGCAGGTGTCCCGGGGCGCGGTGCTGAACGCGCACGTGATCGCGACCGTGCTACGGAGCCTGGTGGCCATCGCGCTCATCATCGGGGTCTCGTTCCTGATGGGATTCCGGCCGTCGGCGAGTTTCACGCAGTGGCTCGGCGTGATCGGCATCGTCGCGCTGGCGGTGCTGGCGATCGGCTGGCTGACCATCGCGTTCGGCCTCGCGGCGAAGTCGGCGGAGGGCGCGGGCCTCGTCGGTGTCCCGCTGATGCTCCTGCCCTTCCTGAGCAGCGCGTTCGTGCCGGCCGACAAGATGGGGGCGGGTGCGCGGCAGTTCGCCGAGTATCAGCCGTTCACCTCGATCATCGAGACCGTGCGCGGGCTGCTGGCCGGCGCGCCGTCGACGAGCTCGACCATCACGGCGATCGCCTGGTGCGTGGGGATCATGTTGATCGGGTACCTGTGGGCGCGCTCGACGTTCGCCAAGCGAGGGTGA
- a CDS encoding BTAD domain-containing putative transcriptional regulator, translating into MRVGLLGPFEVHNRDGAVVEVPGIRLRALLAALALEPGRIVTRARLVDWIWGEQPPADEVNALQALVSRLRRALPDGVVEAHSGGYRLAVAPDAVDAYRFEHLVGQARAAEPEARADLLRSALALWRGTAMADIALRDSEAFDAAVARLDELHVAALGDRVDADIRLGRGSELVSELTELVATYPLREGFVAALMRALAEAGRGNEALTVYQRTRERLAEELGVDPSAELSALHTALLRGELGERAENRRTNLRSELTSFVGKDDDIAAVAVLSIGHRLVTLTGAGGAGKTRLATETARTMLAELPDGAWLVELASVRAGGELAQAALAAIGLRDQAVLGDARAGEPMDRLITAVRERAMLLVLDNCEHMIEEAAAFADRLLGECRRLRVLATSREPLGITGEVLWQVEPLALPAQGADPAEVGASPAVRLLRDRASLVRKDIGSDAQTLSAMARICRALDGMPLAIELAAARLRTMSIDQLARRLDDRFRLLTSGSRTALSRHKTLRAVVDWSWDLLSEAERGVLRRLSVFSGGASLDAAERVCGGEMFAEELVLDVLTALIEKSLLLADGEGTPRYRMLNTIREYAAHRLAEAGESEPARRAHLAYFTELAETAEPHLRRAEQLEWLATLEAEHDNISAALHGAIAEGWAQEAMRLVAAVGWYWYLSGNRTEGTELSVAAASLQGEVTDEVRAMACATVTVFMTSGPGRDQYQAQEWIHEAHRLVQRNGYRHHPNLRFVELWERMLSEPTDFLATFEPLFADDDPWVRAQARLARGRFRLTLGGDETDVDVDAEIALAEFRTLGDRMGISFALTFLADRLAMRGEFARACEHYEEAVAALTELGSTEDVVSLRARQAQLYCLLGDERSSTSAMAEAQRYADGIAWPDTLADLELSKAQVARRRGEPDEAHRLLATVREMLDNGELSDLARAKAMDLYGYLTEDLEQARAHRSEAFRAAVETTYPPLIAEVLIGIAELALRQGQDEQAVRLLAASDAVRGTPDRSQPDASRIAADTRSRLGERGFTEATRDGRQQDWRELAEVTLAWRTSSAPTGTRST; encoded by the coding sequence GTGCGAGTCGGATTGCTGGGACCGTTCGAGGTCCATAACCGTGACGGTGCCGTGGTGGAGGTTCCTGGGATTCGGCTGCGCGCACTGCTCGCCGCACTCGCCCTCGAACCCGGCCGGATCGTCACGCGTGCGAGGCTGGTGGACTGGATCTGGGGGGAACAGCCGCCCGCGGACGAAGTCAATGCCTTGCAGGCGTTGGTGTCCAGGCTGCGCAGGGCGCTGCCGGACGGTGTGGTGGAGGCGCATTCCGGCGGGTACCGGCTGGCCGTGGCTCCTGATGCCGTGGACGCGTACCGGTTCGAGCACCTGGTCGGTCAGGCCCGTGCCGCCGAGCCAGAGGCGCGGGCGGATCTGCTGCGCTCGGCCTTGGCATTGTGGCGCGGCACGGCCATGGCGGACATCGCACTGCGCGACAGCGAGGCGTTCGACGCCGCGGTCGCGCGTCTGGACGAACTGCACGTCGCCGCGCTCGGGGACCGGGTGGACGCGGACATCCGCCTCGGCCGTGGCTCGGAGCTGGTCTCCGAGCTGACCGAGCTGGTGGCCACGTACCCGCTGCGTGAGGGGTTCGTGGCGGCGTTGATGCGGGCGCTCGCCGAGGCGGGGCGCGGGAACGAGGCGTTGACCGTGTACCAGCGGACGCGCGAGCGGCTCGCTGAGGAGCTGGGCGTGGATCCGTCGGCCGAGCTCTCCGCCCTGCACACCGCGTTGCTCCGGGGCGAGCTGGGCGAGCGCGCGGAGAACCGCAGGACGAACCTGCGCTCCGAGCTGACGAGTTTCGTCGGCAAGGACGATGACATCGCCGCGGTCGCCGTTCTGTCCATCGGGCACCGGCTGGTCACCTTGACGGGGGCGGGCGGCGCCGGCAAGACGAGACTGGCCACGGAGACCGCGCGGACGATGCTCGCCGAGCTGCCGGACGGGGCGTGGCTGGTCGAACTGGCCTCGGTGCGGGCAGGCGGTGAGCTGGCGCAGGCCGCCCTTGCCGCGATCGGCCTGCGTGACCAGGCAGTGCTCGGTGACGCGCGGGCCGGGGAGCCGATGGACCGGCTCATCACCGCGGTCCGGGAGCGCGCGATGCTGCTGGTCCTGGACAACTGCGAGCACATGATCGAGGAGGCCGCTGCTTTCGCGGATCGGCTGCTGGGGGAGTGCCGGAGGCTGCGGGTCCTGGCCACGAGCCGGGAACCGCTCGGCATCACCGGAGAGGTGCTGTGGCAGGTCGAGCCACTCGCGCTGCCCGCGCAGGGAGCGGACCCCGCAGAGGTCGGGGCCTCGCCCGCGGTGCGACTGCTGCGGGACCGCGCGAGTCTGGTGCGCAAGGACATCGGCTCCGACGCGCAGACCTTGTCGGCCATGGCGCGGATCTGCCGGGCGCTGGACGGGATGCCGCTGGCGATCGAACTGGCCGCGGCACGGCTGCGCACCATGTCCATCGATCAGCTCGCACGCCGGCTCGACGACCGGTTCCGGCTGTTGACCAGCGGTAGCCGTACGGCGCTTTCCAGGCACAAGACGCTGCGCGCGGTCGTGGACTGGAGCTGGGATCTCCTGTCCGAGGCCGAACGCGGCGTGCTGCGGCGGCTCTCGGTGTTCTCCGGCGGGGCGAGCCTGGATGCGGCCGAGCGGGTGTGCGGCGGCGAGATGTTCGCCGAGGAACTGGTGCTCGACGTGCTGACCGCGTTGATCGAGAAGTCGCTGCTGCTCGCCGACGGCGAGGGCACCCCGCGCTACCGGATGCTCAACACCATCAGGGAGTACGCGGCGCACCGGCTCGCCGAGGCCGGGGAGAGCGAGCCGGCACGCCGGGCACACCTCGCCTACTTCACCGAGCTGGCCGAGACGGCCGAGCCGCACCTGCGCCGGGCCGAGCAGCTGGAATGGCTGGCCACGCTCGAGGCCGAGCACGACAACATCAGCGCGGCCCTGCACGGGGCGATCGCCGAGGGGTGGGCCCAGGAGGCGATGCGGCTGGTCGCGGCCGTGGGCTGGTACTGGTACCTCAGCGGGAACCGGACCGAGGGCACCGAGTTGAGCGTCGCGGCGGCCTCCCTACAGGGTGAGGTGACCGACGAGGTGCGGGCGATGGCCTGCGCCACCGTGACGGTGTTCATGACCTCCGGGCCCGGCCGCGATCAGTATCAGGCGCAGGAGTGGATCCACGAGGCGCACCGGCTCGTCCAGCGCAACGGGTATCGCCACCACCCCAATCTCAGGTTCGTCGAGCTGTGGGAGCGGATGCTGAGCGAGCCGACGGATTTCCTGGCCACGTTCGAGCCGCTCTTCGCCGACGACGATCCCTGGGTACGCGCGCAGGCCAGGCTCGCTCGTGGCCGATTCCGGCTCACGCTCGGGGGCGACGAGACCGACGTGGACGTCGACGCCGAGATCGCCCTTGCCGAGTTCCGCACGCTGGGTGACCGGATGGGGATCTCGTTCGCGCTGACCTTCCTGGCCGATCGGCTCGCCATGCGCGGGGAGTTCGCACGCGCGTGCGAGCACTACGAGGAGGCGGTCGCGGCGCTGACCGAGCTGGGCTCGACCGAGGACGTGGTCAGCCTGCGGGCGCGCCAGGCCCAGCTGTACTGCCTGCTCGGCGATGAGCGGTCCAGCACGTCCGCCATGGCAGAGGCGCAGCGGTACGCGGACGGCATCGCGTGGCCGGACACCCTTGCCGATCTGGAGCTTTCGAAGGCGCAGGTGGCGCGCCGGCGCGGCGAGCCGGACGAGGCACACCGACTCCTGGCCACGGTGCGGGAGATGCTGGACAACGGGGAGCTGAGCGACCTGGCCCGCGCCAAGGCCATGGACCTGTACGGATACCTCACCGAGGATCTCGAGCAGGCCCGCGCGCATCGGAGCGAGGCGTTCCGCGCGGCTGTGGAGACGACGTATCCGCCGTTGATCGCCGAGGTGTTGATCGGGATCGCGGAGCTCGCGCTCCGCCAGGGACAGGACGAGCAGGCCGTGCGACTGCTCGCGGCGAGCGACGCCGTGCGCGGCACACCGGACCGTTCGCAGCCGGACGCTTCCAGGATCGCCGCGGACACGCGAAGTCGCCTCGGTGAACGCGGTTTCACCGAGGCGACCCGTGACGGCCGGCAGCAGGATTGGCGTGAGCTGGCCGAGGTCACCCTCGCTTGGCGAACGTCGAGCGCGCCCACAGGTACCCGATCAACATGA